From one Aeropyrum camini SY1 = JCM 12091 genomic stretch:
- a CDS encoding thioredoxin domain-containing protein yields MTGEPKCQRPNRLASAGSRYLRQHSCDPVDWRPWGVEAFETARRLDKPLFVSVGYSSCHWCHVMQRESFSDPMVADVLNRVFVMVKVDREERPDVDSMLMRYCALASGSCGWPLNVVLTPDGKPFYVATYIPKESLVALAISLERLWRERRAEVLEVAERASAMLDQYKLALAPGRIPKPGDLLERAVSTLEGAYDPAYGGFGRGMKFPIHQALLLHARASLTGDSRALSMLTGTLDHMLFSGVYDLVEGGLHRYSITRDWRLPHYEKMLYDQAWIIQVLTEAYIASGDRVYLDFALSTLEFAKSWLWTGRGFASSVDADTSEGEGAYYTFTLEEAEAYGGLPPEAIGLFNLSREGNVFDEATGARTGRNLLHVGERLERAAEKLGLTPDRAWEVLWEARKVLINVRGGRERPRVDGKVLTDWNGMMLHALAHLYWATRDPQVLEPARALWRLVEERMDGDRISHACYGNAECVEGMLPDYAYPAAALTALYTVTGESEALETARSLVKDMIDLLWSPGGGYFRLSPPGPHNPDTPADVEDTAYPGAYGTAVHALLLVHRATGWMRAREAALRALRRVAARLEQDPVAHASLALATLNTAPLAVEVFAQGAGEGFRGEVLERVYNPYLVLHISPRPEDLRRLVEYAASMPPVEGGRPTFYICHGGVCCEPLKDKWSALDVVARLSKKLG; encoded by the coding sequence TTGACCGGAGAACCGAAGTGCCAGAGGCCAAACAGGCTGGCCTCGGCGGGGAGCAGGTATCTGAGGCAACACTCCTGCGACCCCGTCGACTGGCGACCCTGGGGTGTTGAGGCTTTCGAGACGGCTAGAAGGCTAGACAAGCCCCTGTTCGTCAGCGTGGGCTACAGCTCCTGCCACTGGTGCCACGTGATGCAGAGGGAGAGCTTCTCAGACCCAATGGTGGCCGATGTCCTCAACAGGGTGTTCGTCATGGTAAAGGTGGACAGGGAGGAGAGGCCGGACGTTGACAGCATGCTTATGAGGTACTGTGCCCTGGCAAGCGGGAGCTGCGGGTGGCCGCTCAACGTCGTCCTGACGCCAGACGGTAAGCCGTTCTACGTCGCCACCTACATACCCAAGGAGAGCCTCGTGGCGCTGGCGATATCCCTAGAGAGGCTGTGGAGGGAGAGGAGGGCAGAGGTCCTGGAGGTCGCTGAGAGGGCCAGCGCCATGCTAGACCAGTACAAGCTGGCCCTAGCCCCAGGCAGAATACCCAAGCCCGGGGACCTGCTGGAGAGGGCTGTATCCACCCTGGAGGGAGCCTACGACCCGGCCTACGGCGGCTTTGGAAGGGGCATGAAGTTCCCCATTCACCAAGCCCTCCTACTCCACGCCAGAGCCTCCCTCACCGGGGATTCGAGAGCCCTAAGCATGCTCACCGGCACCCTAGACCACATGCTCTTCAGCGGGGTATACGATCTGGTCGAGGGCGGGCTCCACAGGTACAGCATAACCAGGGACTGGAGGCTGCCGCACTACGAGAAGATGCTGTACGACCAGGCGTGGATAATCCAGGTCCTCACCGAGGCTTACATAGCCTCGGGCGACAGGGTATACCTCGACTTCGCCCTATCCACACTAGAATTCGCCAAGTCCTGGCTCTGGACGGGGAGGGGCTTCGCGTCGAGCGTGGACGCCGACACGAGCGAGGGCGAGGGGGCCTACTACACCTTCACCCTGGAGGAGGCGGAGGCCTACGGCGGCCTCCCGCCCGAGGCCATAGGCCTCTTCAACCTTTCGCGGGAGGGGAATGTCTTCGACGAGGCCACCGGTGCTAGGACCGGGAGGAACCTCCTCCACGTGGGGGAGCGGCTGGAGAGGGCTGCTGAGAAGCTGGGGTTAACCCCGGATAGGGCCTGGGAGGTCCTCTGGGAGGCTAGAAAGGTCCTCATAAATGTTAGGGGTGGGAGGGAGAGACCTAGGGTTGACGGGAAAGTTCTAACAGACTGGAACGGCATGATGCTCCACGCGCTAGCCCACCTCTACTGGGCCACGCGCGACCCCCAGGTCCTAGAGCCCGCCAGAGCCCTGTGGAGGCTCGTGGAGGAGAGGATGGACGGAGACAGGATCAGCCACGCCTGCTATGGAAACGCCGAGTGCGTCGAGGGCATGCTGCCTGACTACGCCTATCCCGCCGCCGCGCTCACAGCCCTCTACACAGTGACGGGAGAATCCGAGGCTCTAGAGACCGCCAGGAGCCTGGTAAAGGATATGATAGACCTGCTGTGGAGCCCCGGGGGAGGGTATTTCAGGCTCTCTCCACCAGGCCCGCACAACCCAGACACGCCCGCCGACGTGGAGGACACGGCCTACCCCGGAGCCTACGGCACCGCGGTCCACGCGCTTCTACTAGTCCACAGGGCCACCGGGTGGATGAGGGCTAGGGAGGCGGCCCTCAGGGCTCTTAGAAGGGTTGCGGCGAGGCTGGAGCAGGATCCAGTGGCCCACGCATCACTAGCCCTGGCCACCCTAAACACCGCCCCCCTCGCCGTCGAGGTCTTCGCCCAGGGGGCTGGCGAGGGTTTCAGGGGCGAGGTCCTCGAGAGAGTATACAACCCCTACCTGGTACTCCACATAAGCCCGAGGCCCGAGGACCTCAGGAGGCTGGTAGAGTACGCGGCCTCAATGCCCCCCGTGGAGGGCGGTAGGCCTACGTTCTACATTTGCCACGGCGGCGTATGCTGCGAGCCGCTGAAGGACAAGTGGAGTGCCCTAGATGTGGTAGCGCGGCTTTCGAAGAAGCTGGGGTAG
- a CDS encoding DUF998 domain-containing protein: MARHACILGPAAAAAAWIVIGVSWALNSGWFVFTEHAFSDLGGGAARYPWVYNYGLILVGLMVVLYSLCPYKVSLNKIEAFGSGLLLTAGIFLSLIGVYPAGTRPHVFVSTWFFVQMDMALIALSLGAYKVRRSSVSLASLLISLVAFPVYILVGLTAGWPSAAVAEAYGIVVIDVVVLLLTLDYLGRRV, encoded by the coding sequence TTGGCTCGACACGCCTGCATCCTAGGCCCAGCAGCGGCTGCCGCAGCGTGGATTGTCATAGGTGTCTCCTGGGCTTTAAACTCTGGATGGTTCGTGTTCACGGAGCATGCCTTCAGCGATCTCGGCGGCGGGGCTGCAAGGTATCCCTGGGTCTATAATTATGGCTTGATACTGGTTGGCCTCATGGTCGTCCTCTACTCCCTATGCCCCTACAAGGTCTCCCTCAACAAGATCGAGGCATTCGGCTCCGGCCTCCTCCTAACAGCGGGTATTTTTCTCTCCCTCATAGGCGTCTACCCGGCGGGGACCAGGCCCCACGTGTTCGTCTCTACATGGTTCTTCGTACAGATGGATATGGCCCTCATAGCACTCTCGCTCGGAGCCTACAAGGTGCGACGAAGTAGCGTAAGCCTAGCATCCCTCCTGATATCCCTCGTGGCCTTCCCCGTCTACATACTTGTAGGCCTGACTGCTGGCTGGCCCAGCGCCGCTGTGGCGGAGGCGTACGGGATTGTGGTGATAGACGTCGTTGTCCTTCTACTCACTCTGGACTATCTCGGCCGGCGGGTATAG